AACCAACGATTGGATCAGCTGTCTTAGATCGATTACATCATCTTGGTGTCCGGCATATCTTCGGCATTCCCGGCGACTACGTGCTCTCGCTCTACCAACTGATCGAAGCCTCGCCCATCAAACACGTCGGCACCACGCGGGAAGACTGCGCCGGCTTTGCGGCAGACGCCTACGCCCGCATCAACGGGATCGGAGCCGTCTGTGTCACCTATTGCGTCGGCGGTCTCAATACCGTCAATGCCATTGCCTGCGCCTATGCGGAACGGTCGCCGGTGGTGCTCCTGACCGGCTCGCCCGGTCTCTCCGAACGTACCCGTACCCCCTATCTGCATCATATGGTCCGCGACTTCGGAACGCAACGAGAGGTCTTTGAGCGGATGACCGTTGCCGCGGTCACCCTGGATGATCCCTTGACCGCCGAGCGCGAAATGGACCAGGCCTTCGCCGCCCTCCTACGCTATCGCCGTCCCATTTATATCGAGATTCCAAGGGACATGGTCCATTGTCCACTGGCCGGCGGCATGAGACCGATGTGTATCGAGGATACACCAAGTGACCCCGCCGCGCTGGAGGAAGCGCTCAGCGAAGTCCGGATCATGCTGGCATCGGCCAAACGCCCGGCCATGCTCGTGGGGGCAGAAGTCGGTCGGTTCGGACTTCAGGATGATCTCATTCGGCTCGTCGAGCAACTGAATATTCCGATTGCCTCAACGCTGCTCGGGAAATCAGTCATTCGCGAAGACCATCCGCTCTACGTCGGCGTGTATGGCGGGCTCATCGCTCGCGAAGATGTCCAGCAGTTCATTAACGATTCTGACTGTCTGCTGATCCTGGGATCCATCCTCTCCGATGTGGAAGATCTGGATGCGACATCGCCGCTGTTATCCGAAGGCCGGACTATCCATGCGACTGCCGATCGAGTCGCCATCAAACACCATCGGTATGACTCCATCAAGTTCCAGGACTTCGTTCAAGGGCTGGTGCGATCGCCGCTTCCCTCCTTTTCACGCTCCCAACGCACACTCCCGGTCAAAACCGTTCCGGCACTCACGGCCCCTGACCTCGATGCTTCGGTAACCCTGGAAGGACTCTTCATGCACCTGGATACCGTGCTCACCGAGAAGACCGTCGTGATTGCAGACGTTGGCGAGTCGCTCTTTGCTGCGGCTGACCTGCATGTCCGCCATCGGTTCGAGTTCCTGTCACCGGCCTACTATACGTCAATGGGGTTCGCCGTCCCGGCGGCATTAGGCGCCTCGTTCGCCGACCCCAGCCTGCGTCCGATCGTACTAGTGGGAGATGGTGCCTTTCAGATGACCGGAACGGAACTGGCCAGCTGTGTCCGGTATGGGCAAGCCCCGATTGTGATCCTTTTGAATAACCGTGGTTATTCAACGGAACGGGAGATTTTAGAAGGTCCCTTTAACGATGTGCATGAATGGCAATACGACAAAATCTGTGATCTGGTTGGAGGCGGGAAAGGCGTACGCGTGAGTACCCAGCGGGAGTTCCAACAACATCTCTCCGCTGCGTTTGCCGACCACGCTCACCTGCATGTGCTCAACGTGCTCCTCAGCCCCAATGACCGCAGCCCCGGTATGGTCCGCCTGGCTAGGCGCCTTGGGAAAAAGCTGTCCACCGATAAGCCATAGGGAAAACCATCCAGTCTGTCTGCTTTCTCCTACATGTCTGATTACTTATAGAGAAAATCACCCCCCAATTTCTCCGGAAAACGCACATAGGCTCGTTCTTCCACCAAAATCAGCAGTGGCACGCCCCCTGCAAATTTGTTTATTTGCTTTATGACAGGGCGACTGGGCAGAATGGGGCTTCCCCAGCTTCACCGCCTTTTCGCCGAATCAGGTTTCAGCAATAATTCGGCACTGGCCGAGAGGATACCTTGTCAGATTTTTATCAAAATGGCGTCGTCACCGTCCTGCACCGGCTCGGTCAACCCAATACCGAGCAATTGGAGCAGGAACTGGAGCGGTATGCAAAAACGACTCCGATCGCGCTGGTCCTCCCGTCGCTCTATGCGGAACTTGAACGACCAGCCCTCAAACGCATCGTCGATATCCTGAGTGACGTTCGTTATATCAACGAAATCGTCATCTCGTTGGATCACGCCTCCGCCTTGGAATTCAGGCTGGCCAAGCAATTCTTTTCCCACCTCCCTCAACGAGTCCGCGTTGTCTGGAACGACGGCGCTCGCATCCAAGCAATCCTGAATGTGCTGGTCTCACATGAAATCGACATCGGACACCAAGGCAAGGGGCGCGGGTGTTGGACGGCCTACGGTTATGTTCTGGCCAGAGGCCAGAGCCAGATCATCGCACTCCATGACTGCGACATTGTGAGTTACGATCGCCAGTATCTCGCTCGCCTCTGCTATCCCATCGCGAATCCGAATCTCGCGTATGAATTTTGTAAAGGGTACTACAGTCGGGTGACGGACCGCATGCATGGGCGTGTGACGCGTCTCTTCATGACGCCGCTCATCCGCAGTCTGCAAATGCTGGTCGGACCGCACTCTCTCCTCTCGTTTCTCGACAGTTTTCGGTACCCGCTGGCCGGTGAGTTTGCGATGGTACGGGATCTGGCCTGGATCAATCGTATTCCAGGTGATTGGGGGCTTGAGGTCGGCATGTTGGCCGAGGTCTACCGGAATTGCGCGCTGCGACGGATCTGCCAAGCCGATATCGCCGATGCCTATGAGCACAAACATCAGACATTGTCGACGCACAATCCGGACGCCGGTTTGTTAAAAATGTGCGTGGATATCACCAAATCCCTGTTTCGTAACCTGGCAAGCGAAGGATTGGTCCTCTCAGAAAGCACGCTCAAGACCTTGCGGGCCACATACTTACAGGCCGCGCAGGAAGCTATTAGCCGGTATGAAAATGACGCGGCGATCAACAGCCTGCGTTTTGACCGCCATGAAGAGCGACGTGCGGTCGAGGTATTTCTTCGCGGAATGACGCTCGCGACCGATAGCTTTCTTGAAGACCCCCTTGGGGTTCCCATGATCTCGAACTGGAGCCGCGTGACCCACGCCGTCCCCGATATTTTCCATCGGCTCATGGATGCGGTCGAGCAAGATCATGCCTGGGATCCTGCAGCGGAAACACGACAACCGGTCTCATGATGAACAACGGCCTGATTCCACTCACTGCTGAAACGGAAGATCTGCTGGAGGCAGTCCACCATGCCGACATTCTGGTCGGCATTCCCAGCTTTAATAATGCAAAGACGATCGGCCATGTCGTTCGCGCTGTCGGCGCAGGCCTGGCGAAGTATTTCCATGGGTATCGCGCCGTCCTCGTCAACTCAGACGGAGGCTCCACCGACGAAACACCGGCCATTGTGGCCCATACCATGGTTGATCTTGAACCGCTCTTCATCAGCGATCGGCAAAGTACCCTGCACCGAATCGTGACCCCGTATCATGGGATCCCCGGCAAGGGGAGTGCGTTCCGCACCGTTTTCGAGATCGCCCGACGGCTCAAAGTGAAAGCCTGTGCCGTGGTCGATTCGGATGTGCGAAGCATCACGCCTGAGTGGATGGAGCTGCTCCTTCGCCCCATCATCAAGGAAGGATACGATTACGTGGCGCCCTACTATCGACGCCACAAATACGACGGCACCATCACAAACAGCATCGCCTATCCCTTGACCCGGGCCCTCTACGGTCAAGAAGTTCGTCAGCCGATCGGAGGAGACTTCGGATTCACCGGAGAACTCGCTCAACACTACCTTGAAAAACACGTGTGGGAGTCCGATGTCGCGCGGTTTGGCATCGACATTTGGATGACGACTGAAGCCATCGCGAACGGCGCCAAGGTCTGCCAGAGTTTTCTCGGTGCCAAGATTCATGACCCGAAAGACCCGGCCGCAGACCTTTCCTCCATGTTGCGACAGGTCGTAGGAGCCTTATTCGCCCTGATGGAAGCGCATGCCCCGACCTGGCTCTCTGTGACTGAATCGCGAAAGGTGCCGCTCTTCGGCTTCCAATATGAGGTGGGCGTCGAGCCCGTGAATGTGAACGTCGAACGGATGATAGATTTATTTCATCTCGGCCTGACCGATTTACACGACATTTGGGTGCGCATACTCTCCGAAGAGGTACTCGACCAGCTGTCTCGACTGCGAGAGGTTCCTGCGCGAGACTTCCGTATCCCCGATACCTTGTGGGCACACATCATTTACGACGCGGCACTGGCACACCATCGCAATGTGCTGCCTCAAGAGCATCTCCTCAAGGCATTGACTCCACTCTATTTAGGGAAAACCGCCTCGTTCGTACTGGATAGTCAAGGACTGACGACGGCGGAAGCCGAACACCTCATCGAAACACTCTGTCGAACGTTTGAAAAAGAGAAAGAGTATCTTGTGACTCGTTGGCCTCAGTCCCATGATGCGAGGGATGTCGTCAGCACGACCCCCGTGAGGTCTGAAAGGAGCCAGCCATGACATCAACCTGGGAACAGACGTTACTCGGACCCGTCACCACACTCGGCGAACATGTGCTTGCCATCCTTCCCAAAGTTCTGGCCATGACGATCCTCCTGCTGGTCGGTTTGGTTGTGGCTTGGGGAGCCGGACATTTTACGGAGCGGCTGCTTCGGATGATCGGCCTGGACCGACTCTGTGATCGGATCGGAATTGCCGCGGCTCTTCTTCGGGGAGGCATCAAGAGTGACCCTTCCTACATCATCGGCCGAATCACCTACTGGCTAATCGTCATTTTCTCCACCACCGCCTCGCTGGGGGCGCTCAATGTGGCCCCGATCAACGAAGCCGCCCATTCGCTGTTATCCTATATTCCGCACCTGGTCACAGCCGCCGTCATCGGCATCATCGGCTACCTCGTCTCGAATTTCGTGTCCCAGGCCGTCCTGATCGCCGCCGTCAATGCGGGGTTACCGCCGGCTCGCTGGATTGCCGCAGGCACACGCTGGGGCATTCAATTGCTGACGGTCGCCATGGCGCTTGAACAGCTCGGCATCGCCCAACATATCGTGGTGGTTGGATTCGGGATTACCTGGGGCGGCCTCGTCCTGGCTGCGGCGCTGGCCTTGGGGTTAGGAGGAAAGGATCTGGCCAAAGATTTCTTGGAGCGACGTCTGGTCGGCCACTCCCGTTCACAGGTCAACGAGGATTTACGACACCTCTAACCGCTATGCCACGCTATCTACTACTCACAGACTTGGATGGCTGTCTACTGGACAGCGAGACCTATTCCTTCGACGAAGCGCGACCGGCGTTGAACGCCCTTCGTGCTGAGCACATTCCTATCATCCTCGTGTCCGGAAAGACTCGTGCGGAAATTGAACCACTACGGGAACGCCTGGACCATCAACACCCGTTCATCGTCGAGAACGGGGCAGCGGTGTATGTCCCCCTTGAAACCTTTGGCTTCCAGCCAGAACGATCACGCCGCCGTGCCTCTTATCATGTCATTGAGCTCGGCACCCCCTATGCACTCCTCCGCGATGTGCTCCGGCAAATCGAGGAAGCCGTAGGAACCCCACTACAAGGATTCGGCGACCTCTCGGTCGACGAGATTATGACGACGACCGGGCTGATGCGAGAGGATGCGCTGCGGGCCAAACTTCGGGAGTTTGATGAACCCTTCCTCGTCAACGGTCCGCCCAAGTTGATTGAAGAGATTTGTCGGCAGATCGTCACACGAGGCCTGAACTGGACCAGAGGGGGGCGATTCTTTCATCTGACCGGCCATAACGACAAAGGACGAGC
Above is a window of Candidatus Nitrospira nitrosa DNA encoding:
- a CDS encoding alpha-keto acid decarboxylase family protein, producing MGHKPTIGSAVLDRLHHLGVRHIFGIPGDYVLSLYQLIEASPIKHVGTTREDCAGFAADAYARINGIGAVCVTYCVGGLNTVNAIACAYAERSPVVLLTGSPGLSERTRTPYLHHMVRDFGTQREVFERMTVAAVTLDDPLTAEREMDQAFAALLRYRRPIYIEIPRDMVHCPLAGGMRPMCIEDTPSDPAALEEALSEVRIMLASAKRPAMLVGAEVGRFGLQDDLIRLVEQLNIPIASTLLGKSVIREDHPLYVGVYGGLIAREDVQQFINDSDCLLILGSILSDVEDLDATSPLLSEGRTIHATADRVAIKHHRYDSIKFQDFVQGLVRSPLPSFSRSQRTLPVKTVPALTAPDLDASVTLEGLFMHLDTVLTEKTVVIADVGESLFAAADLHVRHRFEFLSPAYYTSMGFAVPAALGASFADPSLRPIVLVGDGAFQMTGTELASCVRYGQAPIVILLNNRGYSTEREILEGPFNDVHEWQYDKICDLVGGGKGVRVSTQREFQQHLSAAFADHAHLHVLNVLLSPNDRSPGMVRLARRLGKKLSTDKP
- a CDS encoding HAD-IIB family hydrolase — translated: MPRYLLLTDLDGCLLDSETYSFDEARPALNALRAEHIPIILVSGKTRAEIEPLRERLDHQHPFIVENGAAVYVPLETFGFQPERSRRRASYHVIELGTPYALLRDVLRQIEEAVGTPLQGFGDLSVDEIMTTTGLMREDALRAKLREFDEPFLVNGPPKLIEEICRQIVTRGLNWTRGGRFFHLTGHNDKGRATEVLLRCYRRQEQGQDRPEEIETIGIGDSLNDLPLLLTVDHPVLVQRPDGSYDPDINLPNLIRAPGIGPAGWNQIVLELIRQTTREASREQASNIRVT
- a CDS encoding mechanosensitive ion channel family protein; this encodes MTSTWEQTLLGPVTTLGEHVLAILPKVLAMTILLLVGLVVAWGAGHFTERLLRMIGLDRLCDRIGIAAALLRGGIKSDPSYIIGRITYWLIVIFSTTASLGALNVAPINEAAHSLLSYIPHLVTAAVIGIIGYLVSNFVSQAVLIAAVNAGLPPARWIAAGTRWGIQLLTVAMALEQLGIAQHIVVVGFGITWGGLVLAAALALGLGGKDLAKDFLERRLVGHSRSQVNEDLRHL
- a CDS encoding glycosyltransferase; amino-acid sequence: MMNNGLIPLTAETEDLLEAVHHADILVGIPSFNNAKTIGHVVRAVGAGLAKYFHGYRAVLVNSDGGSTDETPAIVAHTMVDLEPLFISDRQSTLHRIVTPYHGIPGKGSAFRTVFEIARRLKVKACAVVDSDVRSITPEWMELLLRPIIKEGYDYVAPYYRRHKYDGTITNSIAYPLTRALYGQEVRQPIGGDFGFTGELAQHYLEKHVWESDVARFGIDIWMTTEAIANGAKVCQSFLGAKIHDPKDPAADLSSMLRQVVGALFALMEAHAPTWLSVTESRKVPLFGFQYEVGVEPVNVNVERMIDLFHLGLTDLHDIWVRILSEEVLDQLSRLREVPARDFRIPDTLWAHIIYDAALAHHRNVLPQEHLLKALTPLYLGKTASFVLDSQGLTTAEAEHLIETLCRTFEKEKEYLVTRWPQSHDARDVVSTTPVRSERSQP
- a CDS encoding glycosyltransferase family protein yields the protein MSDFYQNGVVTVLHRLGQPNTEQLEQELERYAKTTPIALVLPSLYAELERPALKRIVDILSDVRYINEIVISLDHASALEFRLAKQFFSHLPQRVRVVWNDGARIQAILNVLVSHEIDIGHQGKGRGCWTAYGYVLARGQSQIIALHDCDIVSYDRQYLARLCYPIANPNLAYEFCKGYYSRVTDRMHGRVTRLFMTPLIRSLQMLVGPHSLLSFLDSFRYPLAGEFAMVRDLAWINRIPGDWGLEVGMLAEVYRNCALRRICQADIADAYEHKHQTLSTHNPDAGLLKMCVDITKSLFRNLASEGLVLSESTLKTLRATYLQAAQEAISRYENDAAINSLRFDRHEERRAVEVFLRGMTLATDSFLEDPLGVPMISNWSRVTHAVPDIFHRLMDAVEQDHAWDPAAETRQPVS